Proteins encoded in a region of the Bombiscardovia apis genome:
- a CDS encoding ABC transporter permease → MGKYLLRRILQMIPVVLGTTLLIYALVFALPGDPVAAMFGDKPVNQAVAAQIRSEYNLDKPFFVQYFLFLKNALTLNFGNTFAGQPVISVIGRAFPVTIRLALMAFVFEGIFGILFGIVAGLTKGKWSDQIILIISLLLISVPTFVTGFILQYLFGVKWHILPATAGAQPGFMDLLMPAIVLGSVSMASIIRLTRTEISTNISEDYVRTARAKGMSNFQVTVRHILRNSLIPVVTYLGADIGGLMGGAMITERIFNIQGVGNTLYQAILRGEGTLVVSIVTIMVMIFVVCSLVVDLLYAVLDPRIRYA, encoded by the coding sequence ATGGGCAAATATCTTCTGCGACGAATTCTGCAGATGATTCCTGTTGTTCTCGGTACGACTCTGTTGATTTACGCGCTAGTTTTCGCATTGCCAGGCGACCCTGTTGCCGCAATGTTCGGAGATAAGCCGGTCAACCAAGCCGTAGCCGCTCAGATACGATCGGAATACAACTTAGACAAGCCGTTCTTCGTCCAGTACTTCCTCTTCCTGAAGAACGCGCTGACTTTGAACTTTGGCAATACTTTTGCCGGTCAGCCGGTCATTAGCGTTATCGGCAGGGCTTTCCCTGTTACGATTCGCTTGGCTCTGATGGCGTTCGTATTTGAGGGTATCTTCGGTATTCTCTTTGGCATCGTTGCTGGTTTGACTAAGGGTAAGTGGAGTGATCAGATTATTCTGATCATCTCCCTCCTGCTCATCTCTGTGCCTACCTTCGTCACCGGCTTCATCCTCCAGTATCTGTTTGGTGTTAAATGGCATATTTTGCCAGCCACTGCTGGAGCGCAACCCGGGTTTATGGATCTACTGATGCCTGCTATCGTGCTGGGCTCGGTTTCTATGGCTTCAATTATTCGGCTAACCCGAACTGAGATTTCAACCAATATTTCTGAGGACTACGTTCGTACAGCTCGTGCAAAGGGTATGAGTAACTTCCAGGTTACCGTTCGCCACATTTTGCGTAACTCCCTGATTCCAGTGGTGACCTATTTGGGTGCCGATATCGGCGGCCTCATGGGCGGCGCTATGATTACCGAGCGTATCTTCAACATTCAGGGCGTAGGCAATACTCTGTATCAAGCCATTCTGCGAGGTGAGGGTACTCTAGTGGTCTCCATTGTAACCATCATGGTGATGATCTTCGTGGTCTGCAGCTTGGTAGTCGACTTGCTCTATGCGGTACTCGATCCACGCATTCGGTACGCGTGA
- a CDS encoding class I SAM-dependent RNA methyltransferase, with protein MQVTVRVERYADQGRCVGHIDGQVIFVRFALPGELVEVNVDLPIRSKRRFLTGEVTRVLEASPERVDPAWPIAGPLAWGGGVGGADLVHVSLPGQLAWKQAVVQEQMSRLGHVDTTVPVVRAAGDEERKGLYWRTRIDLIADESGRPSMRRRESHERVAIEEMPLATRELNDMASQLGVWNGGIEPGTPIRLALPQHERIGQGDNFALILGKKVKAGRRKLEEVVTVGGQDFTYEVDASGFWQIHRQAPALLANAVIEAVQSRLNTEKSPVIWDLYSGSGLFTLPLASLTGPNTRMASIEGSRIAVAQARHNTQVAGVSGNVTALAGDVAKTLASGLPKELSRPDAVVLDPPRAGAKAEVCRQIARSGAPIVAYVACDPASLARDSATLTELGYNLDYVQAFDIYPMTHHVETLAVFTR; from the coding sequence ATGCAAGTAACTGTTCGCGTGGAACGCTACGCCGACCAAGGGCGCTGTGTAGGCCACATAGACGGACAAGTTATCTTTGTGCGCTTTGCCTTACCTGGCGAGTTGGTTGAGGTAAACGTCGATTTACCAATCCGCTCCAAGCGCCGTTTCCTTACCGGTGAGGTAACTCGCGTACTGGAAGCGAGTCCTGAGCGTGTCGACCCAGCTTGGCCCATTGCGGGCCCTCTGGCTTGGGGAGGTGGCGTGGGCGGGGCTGACCTTGTACACGTGAGCTTGCCTGGGCAGTTGGCCTGGAAACAAGCAGTAGTGCAAGAGCAAATGAGTCGACTAGGTCATGTTGATACTACTGTGCCTGTAGTGAGGGCAGCAGGAGATGAAGAGCGTAAGGGCCTGTATTGGCGGACCCGTATTGACCTCATCGCCGATGAATCCGGACGCCCCTCAATGCGTCGTAGGGAATCTCACGAGCGGGTCGCTATCGAGGAGATGCCTCTGGCCACGCGTGAGCTCAACGATATGGCGAGCCAACTTGGAGTGTGGAACGGCGGTATCGAGCCAGGAACTCCTATCCGCTTAGCTTTGCCTCAACACGAGCGGATAGGGCAGGGTGATAACTTTGCTCTTATCTTGGGTAAAAAGGTGAAGGCTGGCAGGCGCAAGCTCGAAGAAGTGGTCACGGTTGGTGGTCAAGACTTTACCTACGAGGTAGACGCTTCTGGCTTCTGGCAGATTCATCGGCAGGCTCCGGCTTTGCTGGCCAATGCCGTTATTGAGGCAGTGCAAAGTCGTTTGAATACAGAGAAATCGCCGGTGATTTGGGACTTGTATTCCGGCTCTGGTCTCTTTACCCTGCCCTTGGCCAGCTTGACTGGGCCTAACACTCGCATGGCCAGCATTGAGGGCTCGCGCATCGCTGTAGCTCAGGCCCGGCACAACACTCAAGTAGCGGGTGTTTCTGGCAACGTAACGGCCCTAGCTGGCGACGTGGCGAAGACACTGGCCTCAGGACTGCCCAAAGAATTATCTCGGCCAGACGCAGTGGTTTTGGATCCGCCACGGGCTGGTGCCAAAGCTGAAGTCTGCCGTCAGATTGCTCGCTCGGGAGCGCCCATAGTGGCTTACGTGGCTTGCGATCCGGCCAGTTTGGCCCGCGATAGCGCAACCTTGACCGAGCTTGGCTACAACTTGGATTACGTTCAAGCTTTCGATATCTATCCCATGACCCATCATGTGGAGACCCTGGCGGTGTTCACCCGCTGA
- a CDS encoding ABC transporter permease, with the protein MTMNSGSAESNADVFFPDPLPGQERFVAPLDKTPLHDVDSIDEEAPATSMWADAWKTLRKNPIFILSAILVVFVIIVALFPSLFTKQDPVACNLEHSLESGSGAHPFGYDLQGCDVYSRVVYGARTSVSIGVLTTILVTLLGGLIGAIAGFFGRWIDAILSRVTDIFFAIPMLLGAIVLLQMFRTSTSIWKIVFTLTLFGWVNMARITRSAVLEAKNLEFNTASTALGSSPMRNLFRHIIPNSLAPVIVMATMSLGSYIVSEATLSFLGIGLPSSVVSWGGDISTAQNLLRTNPSVLFYPSAALAITVLAFIMMGDAVKDALDPKTRTA; encoded by the coding sequence ATGACTATGAACAGCGGTTCCGCTGAATCCAATGCCGACGTCTTCTTCCCAGATCCATTACCTGGGCAGGAGCGCTTCGTTGCACCCTTAGACAAAACTCCTTTGCACGACGTCGATTCCATCGATGAAGAGGCTCCTGCTACGAGCATGTGGGCCGACGCTTGGAAGACTCTGCGCAAGAATCCGATTTTTATTCTGTCGGCTATCTTGGTGGTTTTCGTTATTATCGTGGCCTTGTTCCCATCCCTGTTTACTAAGCAGGATCCTGTGGCTTGCAATCTGGAGCATTCGCTGGAAAGCGGGAGTGGAGCTCACCCATTCGGTTATGATCTCCAGGGCTGCGATGTGTATTCACGAGTAGTATACGGTGCGCGTACCTCGGTATCTATTGGCGTATTGACTACTATTTTGGTGACATTACTCGGTGGACTGATTGGTGCAATCGCTGGTTTCTTTGGCCGCTGGATTGATGCGATTTTGAGTCGTGTAACCGACATCTTCTTCGCTATTCCTATGCTCTTGGGCGCCATCGTGCTCTTGCAGATGTTCCGTACTTCAACGTCCATCTGGAAGATTGTGTTTACCCTGACTCTTTTCGGTTGGGTCAACATGGCTCGTATTACCCGAAGCGCGGTTTTGGAAGCCAAGAACCTTGAGTTTAATACTGCCTCGACTGCTCTGGGTTCTTCGCCCATGCGCAATCTGTTCAGGCACATCATTCCAAACTCATTGGCACCCGTCATCGTGATGGCGACCATGTCTTTGGGCTCCTACATCGTCTCTGAGGCAACCCTTTCCTTCCTCGGTATTGGTTTGCCTTCGTCCGTTGTCTCCTGGGGTGGCGATATTTCTACAGCCCAGAATCTATTGAGGACTAATCCGTCCGTACTCTTCTACCCGTCGGCAGCTCTGGCAATCACCGTGTTGGCCTTCATCATGATGGGTGATGCAGTGAAGGATGCCCTCGATCCAAAGACTCGTACGGCGTGA
- a CDS encoding HAD-IC family P-type ATPase: MSTPNTSQPSFPSVAESGLSSAQVQEQVVAGQVNASKDASSRTLGQIVRANVFTLFNGIIFAAMIVVLITGQWKDAVFGIIIIINTGIGVATELKAKRTLDKLSILVASDFFVRRGGQDVRVPHDEIVKGDLLWVRSGDQLPADGTIVQTWGLELDESMLTGESRTIRKTESDLVYSGSTAVSGLALVEVTAVGASSYASKLTAQAKVYKKTHSDLNEGINKILRVMTFVVVPLCVLLIWTQLHTVGGLQEAVASGAWRGAVVSAVAGVVGMIPEGLVLLTSLNFALAAIRLARQNTLVQELESVETLARVDALNLDKTGTITDGGIVYDSIINLGQGPLLPLEQALVDVSHEENPNATGSAILQGLSQIQPSENVPTRIPFSSARKWSAITDNSGNTWYFGAPEVLLASQEGVFPHIEGKVTALADQGYRVLMLARSAGTTCNDQDAVLPERLQPEALITCSEHIREDAQQTLAWFREQGVRCRIISGDNPATVSAIAGQVELTGSSKPRAMDARKLPTDTAELAKALEEIDVLGRVLPEQKKAIVQALHLGGHTVAMTGDGVNDSLALKEADLGIAMGNAAPATKAVAQVVLVDSKFSHLPDVVARGRQVMANMERVSGLFLVKTVYSALISLGVVLSAIPFPYLPRHITYIGALTIGTPAFFLALAPNTRRYKPGFLKRVVAFALPGGIATALVVLTMAWCLPGFMGWNLRNANDLAQLRTVCAIVLFAMGILVLARVAQPLHSWRGILVALFVVAGVIGACIPFVAHFFAIVLPTGRSALATLAGVVYGLAVMGLAVGLLPGCIAKLQHRRD; encoded by the coding sequence GTGAGTACGCCGAATACCAGCCAGCCCTCTTTCCCGTCAGTAGCTGAATCGGGCTTGAGCTCGGCGCAAGTTCAAGAGCAGGTGGTCGCAGGTCAGGTCAACGCGTCGAAAGATGCCAGCTCGCGAACGCTCGGTCAAATCGTAAGAGCAAACGTGTTCACCCTGTTCAATGGAATCATTTTCGCTGCCATGATTGTAGTGCTGATTACTGGCCAGTGGAAAGACGCAGTATTTGGAATCATTATCATTATCAATACTGGCATCGGTGTGGCTACGGAGCTCAAAGCTAAGCGTACGCTCGATAAACTGTCGATTCTAGTGGCCTCGGACTTCTTTGTGCGAAGAGGCGGGCAAGATGTGCGGGTGCCTCACGACGAAATCGTCAAAGGGGACTTGCTCTGGGTTCGTTCTGGGGATCAGCTTCCCGCAGATGGAACGATTGTTCAAACATGGGGTTTGGAGCTGGATGAGTCCATGCTCACCGGTGAGTCTCGGACAATCCGTAAAACTGAGAGCGACCTTGTGTATTCGGGCTCTACTGCGGTTTCCGGCCTCGCTTTGGTTGAAGTCACTGCCGTGGGTGCATCCTCATACGCCTCCAAGCTCACGGCTCAAGCCAAGGTCTACAAGAAAACACATTCGGACTTAAACGAGGGCATCAACAAGATTTTGCGGGTGATGACTTTCGTCGTAGTGCCGCTGTGTGTCCTATTGATTTGGACGCAGCTGCACACGGTTGGCGGTTTGCAGGAAGCCGTAGCGAGCGGTGCTTGGCGGGGGGCTGTTGTCTCAGCTGTGGCCGGCGTGGTGGGAATGATTCCCGAAGGTCTCGTGCTCTTAACTTCACTTAATTTTGCCTTGGCTGCCATCCGTTTAGCTCGTCAAAATACTTTGGTTCAGGAGCTAGAATCGGTCGAGACACTGGCTCGGGTTGATGCTTTGAACTTAGACAAGACCGGCACTATTACCGATGGTGGCATTGTCTACGACTCTATAATTAATCTAGGGCAGGGGCCGCTGCTTCCCCTTGAACAAGCCCTCGTAGATGTATCCCATGAAGAGAATCCTAATGCTACAGGTTCAGCTATTCTTCAAGGACTGAGCCAGATACAGCCTTCTGAGAACGTGCCCACGCGTATTCCCTTCTCGTCAGCGCGCAAATGGAGTGCCATAACGGACAATTCTGGAAATACTTGGTACTTTGGAGCTCCTGAGGTTTTGCTTGCATCTCAAGAAGGCGTGTTTCCACACATTGAGGGTAAGGTTACAGCCCTTGCTGACCAAGGATACCGAGTCCTAATGCTAGCTCGGTCAGCTGGAACGACTTGTAATGACCAAGACGCAGTCTTGCCTGAGCGCTTGCAACCAGAAGCACTCATTACTTGTTCGGAGCACATTCGTGAGGACGCCCAGCAGACCTTGGCTTGGTTCCGTGAGCAGGGGGTGCGCTGCCGTATTATTTCAGGAGATAACCCCGCTACAGTGTCGGCGATTGCTGGACAGGTCGAACTCACTGGATCGAGTAAGCCTCGGGCTATGGATGCTCGCAAGTTACCCACAGACACAGCTGAACTCGCCAAGGCTCTAGAAGAGATAGACGTGCTCGGCAGGGTCCTGCCAGAGCAAAAGAAGGCCATAGTCCAAGCTCTACACTTGGGCGGGCACACGGTCGCTATGACTGGTGACGGCGTCAATGATTCCTTGGCGCTCAAAGAAGCTGACTTAGGCATCGCTATGGGTAATGCCGCGCCTGCTACCAAGGCTGTAGCTCAAGTGGTATTGGTCGATTCAAAGTTCTCTCACTTGCCCGACGTGGTGGCTCGAGGCCGTCAGGTGATGGCCAATATGGAACGCGTTTCAGGACTCTTCTTGGTCAAAACCGTGTATTCTGCTCTGATTTCACTGGGTGTGGTACTGAGCGCCATTCCCTTCCCTTACTTGCCTCGTCACATCACGTATATAGGTGCGCTCACTATTGGTACGCCCGCCTTCTTCCTGGCTTTGGCTCCCAATACGCGGCGCTACAAGCCCGGTTTTCTCAAGAGAGTCGTGGCTTTCGCTCTGCCTGGCGGCATTGCTACGGCCCTAGTAGTGCTAACGATGGCTTGGTGTTTGCCGGGCTTCATGGGCTGGAACTTGCGCAATGCTAACGACTTAGCTCAGCTACGTACCGTCTGTGCCATCGTCCTCTTCGCTATGGGTATCTTGGTGTTAGCTCGGGTTGCTCAACCTCTGCACTCTTGGCGGGGAATCTTAGTAGCGCTCTTTGTTGTAGCTGGTGTGATAGGAGCTTGCATACCGTTCGTCGCCCATTTCTTCGCTATCGTCTTGCCTACTGGGCGTTCGGCTCTTGCGACGCTTGCTGGAGTGGTTTACGGGCTGGCGGTCATGGGATTGGCAGTAGGTCTGCTGCCGGGCTGTATTGCCAAGCTCCAGCATCGGCGGGATTGA
- a CDS encoding DUF3159 domain-containing protein gives MSKQAKTGIAALGSEDFNVYQAIGGARGIAESLLPGLVFLVMFLATSNLQLTVAVSGGLALLQLLLRLVQRQSWLGALTGILAMAICLLWAWLSRDARNYYLPGFITNVAWILGLCLTLLLRAPGLGLLVEYLREPVLSGLKKWLEQWRRDRALYQAYWRATLLWIGMFAARLLVQLPLYLNHRLAWLGSARLVMGLPLFAFVIWLSWLWIAQPYHDHHRGERSAQSEEDEGAL, from the coding sequence GTGAGTAAACAAGCAAAGACCGGCATTGCGGCGCTTGGCTCTGAAGACTTTAACGTTTATCAAGCCATAGGCGGTGCCCGCGGTATCGCAGAATCCCTCTTGCCTGGGCTGGTCTTTCTTGTCATGTTCTTAGCCACATCCAACTTGCAGCTCACTGTTGCGGTGTCTGGAGGACTTGCTCTGCTGCAGTTGTTGCTACGGCTAGTCCAGCGGCAATCTTGGCTGGGAGCACTGACCGGCATTCTTGCTATGGCGATTTGCCTACTGTGGGCTTGGTTGTCAAGAGACGCTAGGAACTATTATCTGCCTGGTTTCATTACGAATGTGGCTTGGATTCTTGGGCTTTGTTTGACCCTGCTACTACGAGCTCCCGGCCTGGGCCTGCTTGTGGAGTACTTGCGTGAGCCGGTATTATCTGGCCTTAAAAAATGGTTGGAGCAATGGCGGCGGGATAGGGCTTTGTATCAGGCCTACTGGCGGGCAACGCTCTTGTGGATAGGTATGTTTGCGGCTCGTCTCTTAGTGCAATTGCCACTCTACCTTAATCATCGATTAGCTTGGTTGGGTTCAGCCCGGCTGGTTATGGGATTGCCACTCTTTGCTTTCGTGATATGGCTGTCTTGGCTGTGGATAGCCCAGCCTTATCATGACCATCATCGTGGCGAGCGTAGTGCGCAGAGCGAAGAAGACGAGGGCGCGCTTTAA
- a CDS encoding DUF3710 domain-containing protein, protein MGWFGFGKKHKSDDEGQDSKSLITEESQENTSESVEDEQASDSDLDQERGITRGPWDVNDEEVVNYDDYLDIGAVNLPYLQGIELRIKANGQSGDIMGATISYGQSSLEVEAFAAPKTLGLWDTVRHDLKAGNPKAREVEGTFGTELMLPVTVKGKEFTTRIVGVDGPRWMLRGIFSGPAASKGKERETLDTYFSNIVVDRGEEPLAPRDLIPMHQPITPDQRAAEKEESEGDDSSASIPGKPTGPFDSDQQTEVKTTLSRGPMFSEVR, encoded by the coding sequence ATGGGATGGTTCGGTTTCGGTAAGAAGCATAAGAGCGATGATGAAGGGCAAGACAGCAAGAGCCTGATTACAGAAGAATCGCAAGAGAATACGAGTGAGTCAGTAGAAGATGAGCAAGCGTCGGACTCTGATCTCGACCAAGAGCGCGGCATTACTCGCGGTCCTTGGGATGTCAACGATGAAGAGGTTGTCAACTACGATGACTATCTAGATATTGGTGCTGTCAATCTGCCCTATCTGCAAGGTATTGAACTGCGTATCAAAGCCAACGGCCAATCAGGTGATATTATGGGTGCCACTATCTCCTATGGGCAGTCCAGCCTAGAAGTAGAAGCTTTTGCTGCTCCTAAGACCTTAGGGCTGTGGGACACCGTACGCCATGATTTGAAGGCAGGCAATCCTAAGGCTCGTGAAGTTGAGGGAACCTTTGGTACCGAGCTCATGCTTCCCGTCACCGTCAAGGGTAAGGAGTTCACCACCCGTATCGTGGGCGTTGATGGGCCGCGCTGGATGTTACGCGGTATTTTCTCCGGACCTGCTGCCAGCAAGGGCAAGGAACGCGAGACTCTAGATACATACTTCTCCAACATAGTAGTAGACCGTGGCGAAGAGCCATTGGCACCTCGCGATTTGATTCCTATGCACCAGCCCATCACTCCTGACCAGCGGGCAGCTGAGAAGGAAGAGTCAGAAGGTGATGACTCCTCTGCGTCTATCCCCGGCAAGCCCACCGGCCCCTTCGATAGTGACCAGCAGACGGAAGTTAAAACGACGCTGTCTCGTGGACCCATGTTCTCTGAGGTGCGCTAA
- a CDS encoding ABC transporter ATP-binding protein, which translates to MQSKLLETQVSNGPLLEVKDLQVDFTADGRSVHAVTDASFNVYPGQWVAIVGESGSGKSTSAMSVLGLLPGTGKVVGGSMKLHGHELVGLSRKDYEEIRGQQIGLVPQDPMSNLNPVWRIGAQVKEALVANHMDVSKEKRSQLAKMLASAEDVTLKTEEDELFIASKDLPDLLVAAREAVVAAGKTDPDKAMEVFQAQWDPGSETRWGVAKSLIKAGVGDDEAWAIAKKYVNGSDMDDRIAGLLSEAGLPDAATRARQYPHEFSGGMRQRALIAMGLASRPDLLIADEPTSALDVTVQKKILDHLQGLTDSLGTAVLFITHDLGLAAERAQHIVVMYKGRVVESGPSLDVLQHPQHPYTKRLVNAAPSLASQRIISAKEHGQDAESLMEHHVKGEQALEKSEHIITVEHLTREFRLPRKKELFKAVDDVSFSVKRGTTLAIVGESGSGKSTVANMVLRLLKPSSGKVIYEGEDTAEFNNKQLLDFRRHVQPVFQNPYGSLDPMYSIYRSIEEPLRIHGIGDKKSRRQRVKDLLEMVEMPASVMGRYPNELSGGQRQRIAIARAMALNPDVIICDEAVSALDVLVQDQVLRLLNDLQAERGLSYLFITHDLAVVRQIADEVVVMQHGKLVEHATTDEVFEHPQQQYTRDLLEAIPGGKLSLGLD; encoded by the coding sequence ATGCAGTCCAAACTGCTCGAGACTCAGGTGTCCAATGGCCCCCTACTTGAGGTTAAGGATTTGCAGGTCGACTTTACTGCCGACGGCCGTTCCGTCCACGCTGTGACCGATGCATCCTTCAACGTATACCCCGGACAGTGGGTGGCAATTGTAGGTGAGTCTGGCTCAGGCAAGTCCACCTCTGCTATGTCTGTACTTGGCTTACTGCCGGGCACCGGCAAGGTCGTGGGCGGCTCCATGAAACTTCACGGCCATGAGCTGGTGGGGTTGAGTCGTAAGGACTACGAAGAGATTCGTGGACAGCAAATTGGCCTTGTTCCGCAAGACCCTATGAGCAATTTGAACCCTGTGTGGCGCATTGGTGCCCAGGTCAAGGAAGCTCTTGTTGCTAACCATATGGATGTGAGCAAGGAGAAGCGTTCTCAGCTGGCTAAAATGTTGGCCTCTGCTGAAGACGTGACCTTGAAGACTGAGGAAGATGAGCTTTTCATTGCTTCCAAGGACTTACCCGACTTGCTCGTAGCTGCCCGTGAGGCAGTGGTCGCAGCTGGGAAGACTGATCCTGACAAGGCTATGGAAGTGTTCCAAGCTCAGTGGGATCCGGGCTCGGAAACTCGCTGGGGCGTAGCCAAGAGCCTGATTAAGGCAGGCGTTGGTGACGACGAAGCTTGGGCTATTGCCAAGAAGTACGTCAACGGTTCTGACATGGATGACCGTATAGCTGGTCTGTTGTCTGAGGCTGGTCTGCCGGATGCTGCAACTCGTGCCCGTCAGTATCCGCATGAGTTCTCTGGCGGTATGCGTCAGCGTGCTTTGATTGCTATGGGCTTGGCCTCTCGACCTGACTTGCTGATTGCTGACGAGCCCACATCGGCTCTCGACGTGACTGTTCAGAAGAAGATTCTGGATCACTTGCAAGGTTTAACTGACTCCTTGGGTACTGCTGTGCTCTTCATTACTCACGATTTGGGCTTGGCTGCTGAGCGCGCCCAGCACATCGTTGTGATGTACAAGGGTAGGGTAGTGGAGTCTGGTCCCAGCCTCGATGTGCTTCAGCATCCCCAGCATCCCTATACCAAGCGACTGGTAAACGCTGCTCCCTCCCTCGCTTCTCAGCGTATTATCTCAGCCAAAGAGCACGGCCAAGATGCTGAAAGCTTGATGGAGCATCACGTTAAGGGTGAGCAGGCGCTCGAAAAGAGTGAGCACATCATTACCGTTGAGCATCTGACCCGTGAGTTCCGTTTGCCTCGCAAGAAGGAACTCTTCAAGGCTGTAGACGATGTCTCCTTCTCGGTCAAACGCGGTACAACGCTGGCTATCGTGGGCGAGTCGGGTTCGGGTAAGTCGACGGTTGCAAACATGGTTCTGCGCCTTCTTAAGCCCTCTTCCGGCAAGGTCATCTATGAGGGCGAAGACACGGCTGAATTCAATAACAAGCAATTGCTTGACTTCCGACGCCATGTGCAGCCGGTATTCCAGAACCCTTACGGTTCTTTGGATCCGATGTACTCCATCTACCGCTCTATTGAAGAGCCGCTGCGCATTCACGGTATCGGTGATAAGAAGTCGCGCCGGCAGAGGGTGAAAGACCTGCTCGAAATGGTAGAAATGCCAGCTTCGGTGATGGGTCGTTATCCCAACGAGCTCTCCGGCGGTCAGCGTCAGCGTATCGCTATCGCTCGAGCTATGGCTCTGAACCCAGATGTCATCATCTGCGACGAGGCCGTGTCGGCACTCGACGTGTTGGTGCAGGATCAGGTGCTGCGCCTGCTCAACGATTTGCAGGCAGAGCGTGGTTTGAGCTATCTCTTCATCACCCACGATTTGGCCGTAGTTCGCCAGATTGCAGATGAAGTAGTGGTCATGCAGCACGGCAAGTTGGTAGAGCACGCCACCACCGATGAAGTCTTCGAACATCCGCAGCAGCAGTATACTAGGGACCTCTTGGAGGCTATCCCCGGCGGCAAGCTGAGTTTGGGTCTAGACTAA